In Alphaproteobacteria bacterium, a genomic segment contains:
- a CDS encoding transporter substrate-binding domain-containing protein: MNRRDLARVLGTGVVGAAALTVAGQQAQAQAPAAAGGKSRLHQILERGTMRVGTTGDFNPMSFRDTSTNSYQGFDVEAMTQLATDSGVRVEWVQTEWAQIVAGIGANRFDIFSGASVTMPRARGAAFTLPYFEFSSIPVVAKSAAAKFSTWESINAEGVRVAISMGTAFEDQAKAHFPKARLVSVQAPATGFQEVLAGRADLTLTSNVEASSLIRRFDALTLLPASVEPRNRRPAAFMMAQDDPIWLNYVNTWVTLKMREGFFERLENKWLPKA, encoded by the coding sequence ATGAATCGCCGCGATCTCGCCCGCGTGCTCGGCACGGGCGTCGTCGGTGCCGCCGCCTTGACCGTCGCCGGTCAGCAGGCCCAGGCCCAAGCCCCCGCCGCCGCGGGCGGTAAGTCCCGCCTGCACCAGATCCTGGAGCGCGGCACGATGCGCGTCGGTACGACCGGCGACTTCAACCCGATGAGCTTCCGCGACACGTCGACGAACTCGTATCAGGGCTTCGACGTCGAAGCGATGACCCAGCTCGCGACCGATAGCGGCGTGCGCGTCGAATGGGTGCAGACCGAGTGGGCGCAGATCGTCGCCGGCATCGGCGCCAACCGCTTCGACATCTTCTCGGGCGCGTCGGTCACCATGCCGCGCGCGCGCGGTGCGGCGTTCACCCTGCCCTATTTCGAGTTCAGCTCGATCCCGGTCGTCGCGAAATCGGCCGCCGCCAAGTTCAGCACCTGGGAATCGATCAACGCCGAAGGCGTGCGCGTCGCCATCTCGATGGGCACCGCGTTCGAAGACCAAGCCAAGGCGCATTTCCCCAAGGCGCGCCTCGTCTCGGTTCAGGCCCCGGCGACCGGCTTCCAGGAAGTGCTGGCCGGCCGCGCGGATTTGACACTCACCAGCAACGTCGAAGCCTCGTCGCTGATCCGCCGCTTCGACGCGCTGACCCTGCTGCCCGCCAGCGTCGAGCCGCGCAACCGCCGTCCCGCCGCGTTCATGATGGCGCAGGACGATCCCATTTGGCTGAACTACGTCAACACCTGGGTCACGCTGAAGATGCGCGAAGGTTTCTTCGAAAGGCTGGAGAACAAGTGGCTGCCCAAGGCCTAA
- a CDS encoding amino acid ABC transporter permease, producing the protein MAVSAAALSLSGCAQNSYNWGWYVVSPFDPRGLKNIAFLAEGLIATIGISLVAIVISVVLGAALAIAGMSRHRALRLFNRGYVEAFRAVPILVLLLWVYYGLPVVAGIQFSVIVAGIATLAISDSAFEAEIFRAGIQSVPKGQTEAAFSVGLSRWQTMRLIVLPQAIRKILPALGNQFVYVLKMSSLISVVGFQELTRRAQELVLIEYRPLEIYTMLVLEYLVLILVVSWLVRRLEARMAAETR; encoded by the coding sequence CTGGCGGTTTCGGCCGCGGCGCTTTCTCTTTCGGGCTGCGCGCAGAATTCCTATAACTGGGGCTGGTACGTCGTTTCGCCGTTCGATCCGCGCGGCCTCAAGAATATCGCCTTCCTCGCCGAAGGCCTGATCGCCACGATCGGGATATCGCTCGTCGCGATCGTCATTTCGGTCGTGCTGGGGGCGGCTTTGGCCATCGCCGGCATGTCGCGGCACCGGGCGCTGCGCCTGTTCAATCGCGGCTATGTCGAAGCCTTCCGCGCCGTGCCGATCCTGGTGCTGCTGCTCTGGGTCTATTACGGCCTGCCGGTCGTGGCGGGCATCCAGTTTTCGGTGATCGTCGCGGGCATCGCCACGCTGGCGATTTCGGACTCGGCGTTCGAGGCGGAGATTTTCCGCGCCGGCATCCAATCGGTACCCAAGGGCCAGACGGAAGCCGCGTTCAGCGTCGGCCTTTCGCGCTGGCAGACGATGCGCTTAATCGTGCTGCCGCAGGCGATCCGCAAGATCCTGCCGGCGCTGGGCAACCAATTCGTCTATGTGCTGAAGATGAGCTCGCTCATCTCCGTCGTCGGGTTCCAGGAACTCACACGGCGCGCGCAGGAATTGGTGCTGATCGAGTACCGGCCGCTCGAGATCTACACGATGCTGGTACTCGAGTATCTCGTGCTGATCCTGGTCGTGTCGTGGCTGGTGCGGCGCTTGGAAGCGCGGATGGCCGCCGAAACGCGCTAA